In one window of Juglans regia cultivar Chandler chromosome 3, Walnut 2.0, whole genome shotgun sequence DNA:
- the LOC108998028 gene encoding LOW QUALITY PROTEIN: uncharacterized protein LOC108998028 (The sequence of the model RefSeq protein was modified relative to this genomic sequence to represent the inferred CDS: inserted 1 base in 1 codon) gives MAKTAATSRFLLTFLLLFLTTAPKPSHSLSYSQYRTFVSLAQSLTTRVANLRASRGDFTGSRRAKDIAEQLEXGLGLGLWGFTWSVGWDYVKNYAWREVSYDDLYGAITDANELLRRLGDLIRTDSGEDRADWVGRNYQNVLGISSSLLKRLLNVFRQSGTLRKVVETVETEVVDGGFLKDCLEVGTNDLKGLLQIFKDMALQFHSSSSGNEWRDL, from the exons ATGGCCAAAACCGCCGCAACCTCTCGCTTCCTCCTcaccttcctcctcctcttcctgaCGACCGCGCCAAAACCCTCGCACTCCCTCTCCTACTCACAGTACCGGACCTTCGTGTCCCTCGCCCAATCTCTCACGACACGAGTGGCCAACCTGCGTGCCTCCCGGGGAGACTTTACGGGCTCGCGTCGGGCCAAGGACATTGCCGAACAGCTCG GCGGTCTGGGGCTGGGGTTATGGGGGTTCACGTGGTCGGTGGGCTGGGACTACGTTAAGAACTACGCATGGAGGGAAGTTAGCTATGACGATCTGTACGGAGCCATTACGGACGCGAACGAGCTGCTGAGACGCCTGGGGGATTTGATCCGGACGGACTCGGGGGAAGATAGGGCGGATTGGGTCGGGCGGAATTACCAAAACGTCCTAGGCATCTCTAGCTCCCTCTTGAAAAGGCTTCTCAACGTGTTTCGTCAATCG GGGACGTTGAGGAAAGTGGTGGAGACGGTGGAGACGGAGGTGGTGGATGGAGGGTTCCTGAAGGACTGTCTGGAAGTGGGTACCAATGACTTGAAGGGTTTGCTTCAAATATTCAAGGACATGGCTTTACAATTCCATTCCTCGTCCTCCGGTAATGAGTGGCGAGATCTATGA
- the LOC108998060 gene encoding probable pre-mRNA-splicing factor ATP-dependent RNA helicase DEAH5: protein MAPTSKDDGLKKLEYFSLVSKVCSELETHLGFGDKVLAEFITELGRNCETVDEFDAKLKENGAEMPDYFVRTLLTIIHAILPPKQNSDKESKNESASDGTKAKYSALAIADDRKRAKDIEREIELEARERRRDWEEREEENRPRRRDRDRDRDRDRDRDRDRDRDGDGERDRDRDRDRDRRDRRRDRHDRDERHRDRDIDGDEDGRRDYRSRERHRDRHEKHGRNDEELVNNRDNGENEDYPRGGKDRSNGQYKSDEPELYKVYKGRVSRVMDSGCFVQLTDLKGKEGLVHVSQIATRRIANAKDVVKRDQEVYVKLISVSGQKLSLSMRDVDQNTGKDLLPLKKSSMDDTNRTNPSSGSKEGPATRMGLSGIRIFEEEDVVPSRRPLKRMSSPEIWEAKQLIASGVLSVTDYPTYDEEGDGVLYQEEGAEEELEIELNEDEPAFLQGQSRYSMDMSPVKIFKNPEGSLGRAAALQSALIKERREVREQQQRTMLDSIPKDLNRPWEDPMPDMGERHLAQELRGVGLSAYDMPEWKKDAYGKSISFGQRSKLSIQEQRQSLPIYKLKKELVQAVHDNQVLVVIGETGSGKTTQVTQYLAEAGYTTRGKIGCTQPRRVAAMSVAKRVAEEFGCRLGEEVGYAIRFEDCTSPDTVIKYMTDGMLLREILIDENLSQYSVIMLDEAHERTIHTDVLFGLLKQLVKRRPDLRLIVTSATLDAEKFSGYFFNCNIFTIPGRTFPVEILYTKQPESDYLDAALITVLQIHLMEPEGDILLFLTGQEEIDFACQSLYERMKGLGENVPELIILPVYSALPSEMQSRIFEPAPPGKRKVVVATNIAEASLTIDGIFYVIDPGFAKQNVYNPKQGLDSLIITPISQASAKQRAGRAGRTGPGKCYRLYTESAYRNEMSPTSIPEIQRINLGFTTLNMKAMGINDLLSFDFMDPPSPQALISAMEQLYSLGALDEEGLLTKLGRKMAEFPLEPPLSKMLLASVDLGCSDEILTIIAMIQTGNIFYRPREKQAQADQKRAKFFQPEGDHLTLLTVYDAWKNNNFSGPWCFENFVQSRSLRRAQDVRKQLLTIMDKYKLDVMSAGRNFTKIRKAITAGFFFHAARKDPQEGYRTLVENQPVYIHPSSALFQRQPDWVIYNELVMTTKEYMREVTVIDPKWLVELAPRFFKVVDPTKMSKRKRQERIEPLYDRYHEPNSWRLSKRRA, encoded by the exons ATGGCCCCCACTTCCAAAGACGACGGCTTGAAGAAGCTCGAATACTTCTCGCTCGTCTCCAAGGTCTGCTCGGAACTTGAAACGCATCTAGGGTTCGGGGACAAAGTTCTCGCCGAATTCATCACGGAATTGGGCCGCAACTGTGAGACCGTCGATGAGTTCGATGCGAAACTAAAGGAAAACGGCGCCGAGATGCCCGATTACTTTGTCCGTACACTTCTGACGATAATACACGCAATTCTTCCTCCAAAGCAGAATTCCGACAAGGAGTCGAAGAATGAGAGCGCTTCGGATGGTACGAAGGCCAAGTATTCGGCGCTGGCGATTGCGGATGATAGAAAGAGAGCTAAGGACATCGAGAGAGAAATCGAATTGGAGGCACGGGAGCGACGTAGAGACTGGGAAGAACGCGAAGAAGAAAATAGACCTCGAAGGAGAGATAgggacagagacagagacagggACAGGGACAGAGACCGAGACCGAGACCGAGACGGAGACGGAGAgcgagacagagacagagacagagacagagacagaagAGATAGGCGCAGGGATAGACATGATAGAGATGAGAGGCATAGAGACAGAGATATCGATGGTGATGAGGATGGTAGAAGGGATTATAGGAGTAGGGAAAGGCACAGGGATCGACACGAGAAGCATGGGAGAAATGATGAGGAATTGGTTAATAATAGAGATAATGGTGAAAATGAAGATTATCCGAGAGGAGGCAAAGATCGTTCAAATGGGCAGTATAAATCCGATGAGCCCGAATTGTATAAGGTTTACAAGGGTAGGGTCTCAAGGGTGATGGACTCGGGCTGCTTCGTGCAATTGACTGATTTGAAGGGGAAGGAGGGTTTGGTTCACGTTTCACAGATTGCAACACGGCGGATTGCTAATGCCAAGGATGTGGTGAAACGGGATCAGGAAGTTTATGTGAAGCTGATTTCGGTGTCAGGTCAGAAACTGAGTCTTTCGATGAGGGATGTCGATCAGAATACTGGCAAGGATTTGCTTCCGTTGAAGAAGAGCTCAATGGACGATACGAATAGGACGAATCCGTCTAGCGGGTCGAAGGAGGGGCCAGCAACTAGGATGGGTCTTTCAGGGATTAGGATTTTTGAGGAGGAAGATGTAGTCCCATCACGTAGACCATTAAAGAGGATGAGTTCACCGGAAATATGGGAAGCAAAGCAATTGATTGCTTCTGGTGTTTTGAGTGTTACCGATTATCCCACATATGATGAGGAAGGAGATGGAGTGCTATATCAAGAAGAGGGTGCTGAGGAGGAGCTTGAGATTGAACTGAACGAGGATGAGCCCGCATTCTTGCAAGGGCAGAGCCGGTATTCAATGGATATGTCACCTGTTAAGATTTTCAAGAACCCAGAAGGGTCTTTGGGTCGTGCAGCTGCACTTCAGTCTGCGCTGATAAAGGAGCGGAGAGAAGTAAGAGAACAGCAACAGCGAACTATGCTCGATTCTATTCCAAAGGATCTCAATCGTCCATGGGAAGACCCAATGCCAGATATGGGTGAGAGGCATCTAGCACAGGAGCTCAGGGGTGTTGGTTTATCGGCATATGACATGCCTGAATGGAAGAAGGATGCTTATGGAAAATCCATCAGTTTTGGGCAGAGGTCAAAGCTCTCCATTCAGGAACAAAGGCAGAGCTTGCCAATCTACAAATTAAAGAAGGAACTCGTTCAGGCTGTGCATGACAACCAGGTCTTAGTTGTTATTGGTGAGACTGGTTCGGGTAAGACAACTCAGGTAACTCAATATCTTGCAGAAGCTGGATATACAACTAGGGGAAAAATTGGTTGTACTCAGCCCCGTAGGGTGGCTGCCATGTCTGTGGCAAAGAGGGTTGCTGAAGAGTTTGGTTGTCGATTGGGGGAGGAAGTTGGGTATGCTATTCGATTCGAGGATTGTACCAGTCCAGATACCGTCATCAAGTATATGACGGACGGCATGCTTCTGAGGGAAATTCTGATTGATGAGAACCTTTCTCAGTACTCTGTTATTATGCTTGACGAAGCTCATGAGAGAACAATACACACTGATGTTCTTTTTGGATTACTAAAGCAACTAGTAAAAAGGAGACCTGACCTTCGCTTGATTGTCACTTCTGCCACACTGGATGCGGAGAAGTTTTCAGGGTATTTCTTCAACtgtaatatatttacaattccTGGTAGAACTTTTCCTGTGGAGATACTCTACACCAAACAACCAGAAAGTGATTATCTAGATGCAGCTCTAATTACCGTGCTACAAATCCACTTGATGGAACCTGAAGGAGACATCCTTCTCTTCTTGACTGGCCAGGAGGAGATTGATTTTGCCTGCCAATCTCTTTATGAGAGGATGAAAGGTCTAGGTGAAAATGTTCCAGAATTGATTATTCTACCGGTATATAGTGCACTTCCTAGTGAAATGCAGTCGAGGATATTTGAACCTGCCCCTCCAGGTAAGAGAAAAGTGGTTGTGGCTACCAATATTGCCGAGGCATCTTTGACCATCGATGGGATTTTTTACGTAATCGATCCTGGGTTTGCGAAGCAAAATGTGTATAATCCTAAACAAGGGCTTGATTCACTGATTATAACTCCTATATCACAAGCATCAGCAAAGCAACGAGCTGGGCGTGCCGGGCGTACAGGACCTGGGAAATGTTACCGCCTCTACACTGAGAGTGCATACCGCAATGAGATGTCCCCAACCTCAATTCCTGAAATCCAGAGGATAAATCTTGGGTTTACTACGCTTAATATGAAAGCTATGGGGATAAATGATCTTCTGTCTTTTGATTTCATGGATCCGCCTTCACCCCAGGCGCTCATTTCTGCTATGGAACAGCTGTACAGTCTAGGAGCTCTTGATGAGGAGGGTCTTCTGACCAAATTGGGCCGGAAAATGGCAGAGTTTCCACTTGAACCGCCATTATCTAAGATGCTACTGGCCAGTGTGGACCTTGGATGCAGTGATGAGATTTTGACAATCATTGCAATGATTCAAACTGGCAATATCTTCTACAGGCCTAGGGAGAAACAAGCCCAAGCAGACCAGAAGAGGGCCAAGTTTTTCCAGCCAGAGGGAGACCATCTGACGTTACTTACGGTTTACGATGCTtggaaaaataataacttttctgGGCCATGGTGCTTTGAGAACTTTGTGCAGTCTAGATCTTTGAGGAGGGCACAGGATGTAAGGAAACAGCTGCTCACCATCATGGACAA ATATAAATTGGACGTCATGAGTGCAGGAAGGAATTTTACAAAGATCAGGAAGGCAATTACTGCTGGATTCTTTTTCCATGCTGCTAGAAAAGACCCACAGGAGGGCTATAGGACCCTAGTTGAGAACCAGCCAGTTTATATCCATCCTAGCAGTGCTCTTTTCCAGAGACAACCTGACTGGGTCATCTACAATGAGCTCGTGATGACTACAAAAGAGTACATGCGAGAGGTCACAGTTATAGATCCTAAATGGCTCGTGGAACTGGCACCAAGATTCTTCAAAGTGGTAGATCCTACAAAGATGAGCAAGCGCAAACGACAAGAAAGAATCGAACCGCTTTATGACAGATATCATGAGCCTAATTCTTGGCGTCTGAGTAAACGCCGTGCTTGA